A genomic segment from Actinoplanes sichuanensis encodes:
- a CDS encoding RICIN domain-containing protein produces MRKTALLAAAVIGAASLSAPAYAAGETVNVYLTTTSDSAGRTVTRGLQQQASIAFGPAGGSANQTINVDEGTTYQVFEGAGASITDTTAYLLRGGPISAATRDQVMSKLFSPTDGIGLSFVRNPIGASDLSRPGNVSLDDTCCDLNDFGTNGYDTNVRLLTQQARQLNPALRVKGVPWSAPGWMKDNGRMDQMGWLKWEHYPTYAQYLVKYIQSYQAAGVPINYISVQNEPNCCQASNPTAMNYPGMSWNPSGLVEFTKNFVYPAFRAAGINTKVLIHDWNYGDYANFGAAILADAGVRNDPLFGGIAWHGYFGDPVVGSQVHDAFPAVKQFSTEHSGGTWIANQHNEDMADIVNYTRNWSSSVVKWSLALNQSMGPHNGGCGTCTGLITVQEGGSRAGQVDYTIEYYTTGHLTKFVKPGAVRIASDNTTVQNVAWRNPDGSKALIAHNGGTGSQSVRVDWGSQSFVYTLPARTTATFTWSGTGSPTPGGTITGLGGKCVDVAGANSANGTAIQLYGCNGTTAQRWSRPGDGTLRSLGKCLDISGPSNADGTVAHLWDCHAGTSQKWTLDGSQRLVNTYSGKCLDVTGNSSADGARLQIWTCTTGANQKWTLN; encoded by the coding sequence ATGAGAAAGACCGCGTTGCTCGCGGCGGCCGTGATCGGCGCCGCCTCGCTGAGCGCACCGGCCTACGCCGCCGGAGAGACCGTCAACGTCTACCTCACCACCACATCGGACAGTGCCGGCCGGACCGTGACCCGCGGTCTCCAGCAGCAGGCGTCCATCGCCTTCGGCCCGGCCGGCGGCAGTGCCAACCAGACCATCAACGTCGACGAGGGCACCACCTACCAGGTCTTCGAGGGCGCCGGCGCGTCGATCACCGACACCACCGCCTACCTGCTGCGCGGCGGCCCGATCAGTGCCGCGACCCGGGACCAGGTGATGTCGAAGCTGTTCAGCCCGACCGACGGCATCGGCCTGTCGTTCGTCCGCAACCCGATCGGCGCCTCCGACCTGTCCCGGCCCGGCAACGTCTCGCTCGACGACACCTGCTGCGACCTGAACGACTTCGGCACCAACGGGTACGACACGAACGTCCGCCTGCTCACCCAGCAGGCACGGCAGCTCAACCCGGCGCTGCGGGTGAAGGGTGTGCCGTGGAGTGCGCCCGGCTGGATGAAGGACAACGGCCGGATGGACCAGATGGGCTGGCTCAAGTGGGAGCACTACCCCACCTACGCCCAGTACCTGGTCAAGTACATCCAGAGCTATCAGGCCGCGGGCGTGCCGATCAACTACATCTCGGTGCAGAACGAGCCGAACTGCTGCCAGGCCTCGAACCCGACCGCGATGAACTACCCGGGCATGAGCTGGAACCCGTCCGGGCTGGTCGAGTTCACCAAGAACTTCGTGTACCCGGCGTTCCGGGCGGCCGGCATCAACACCAAGGTGCTGATCCACGACTGGAACTACGGCGACTACGCGAACTTCGGCGCCGCCATCCTCGCCGACGCCGGGGTCCGCAACGACCCGCTGTTCGGCGGCATCGCCTGGCACGGCTACTTCGGTGACCCGGTCGTCGGCTCCCAGGTCCACGACGCGTTCCCGGCCGTGAAGCAGTTCAGCACCGAGCACTCGGGCGGCACCTGGATCGCGAACCAGCACAACGAGGATATGGCCGACATCGTCAACTACACCCGAAACTGGAGCAGCAGCGTCGTCAAGTGGAGCCTCGCGCTCAACCAGAGCATGGGCCCGCACAACGGCGGCTGCGGCACCTGCACCGGACTGATCACCGTGCAGGAGGGCGGCTCCCGGGCCGGCCAGGTCGACTACACCATCGAGTACTACACGACCGGGCACCTCACCAAGTTCGTCAAGCCGGGCGCGGTGCGGATCGCTTCCGACAACACCACGGTGCAGAACGTCGCCTGGCGCAACCCGGACGGCTCCAAGGCCCTGATCGCCCACAACGGCGGCACGGGCAGCCAGTCGGTGCGGGTCGACTGGGGCTCACAGTCCTTCGTGTACACGCTGCCGGCTCGTACCACCGCGACCTTCACCTGGTCCGGAACCGGAAGCCCGACGCCGGGCGGAACCATCACCGGCCTCGGCGGCAAATGTGTCGACGTCGCCGGCGCCAACAGCGCCAACGGAACGGCGATCCAGCTGTACGGCTGCAACGGCACCACCGCCCAGCGGTGGAGCCGCCCCGGTGACGGCACGCTGCGCTCGCTCGGCAAGTGCCTCGACATCAGCGGCCCCAGCAACGCCGACGGCACCGTCGCGCACCTCTGGGACTGCCACGCCGGCACCTCCCAGAAGTGGACGCTGGACGGCTCGCAGCGCCTGGTCAACACGTACTCCGGCAAGTGCCTCGACGTGACCGGCAACAGTTCGGCCGACGGTGCCCGCCTGCAGATCTGGACCTGCACCACCGGCGCCAACCAGAAGTGGACCCTCAACTGA
- a CDS encoding LacI family DNA-binding transcriptional regulator translates to MKQSDETRATVRDVAARTGLSIATVSRVLNGRANVAPDTRERVLAAMGELGQKAPRRRGERATGIYLRCPYLLTDYFGLIVSAVTEALEPHGLQVILNAGVAAQQEHVLTALTGRRDVAGAILILPPEPGAELARLRDRGFPFVVLDPRTPPPRNLAAVSAAHFSGARQLTAHLIELGHRRIGIAGGPRDWLAGENRFAGYLAPLADAGVLPAPELIRFVAEPTVELGHRAATELLDLPNRPTALVAFNDKMAIGALHAAAERGLRVPEDLSVAGFDDIELGQACRPRLTTVRQPLEEMGRMAVHLLLRMLGGHRLDALHVELATELVIRESTGPVPDVFHGSGTGTRHSATRMH, encoded by the coding sequence ATGAAACAGAGCGATGAAACAAGGGCGACCGTGCGGGACGTCGCCGCGCGGACCGGCCTGTCCATCGCGACCGTCTCCCGGGTGCTCAACGGGCGGGCCAACGTCGCGCCGGACACTCGGGAGCGAGTGCTCGCCGCGATGGGGGAGCTGGGCCAGAAGGCGCCGCGGCGACGTGGCGAACGGGCCACCGGGATCTACCTGCGCTGCCCCTACCTGCTCACCGACTACTTCGGACTGATCGTCTCGGCGGTCACCGAGGCTCTGGAACCACACGGCCTCCAAGTGATCCTGAACGCCGGGGTGGCCGCCCAGCAGGAGCACGTGCTGACCGCCCTGACCGGCCGTCGGGACGTGGCCGGGGCGATCCTGATCCTGCCCCCGGAGCCCGGAGCCGAACTGGCCCGACTACGCGACCGGGGCTTCCCGTTCGTGGTGCTCGATCCGCGGACCCCGCCGCCTCGGAACCTCGCCGCGGTCTCGGCGGCACACTTCTCGGGCGCCCGGCAGCTCACCGCCCACCTGATCGAACTCGGTCATCGCCGGATCGGCATCGCCGGCGGGCCGCGTGACTGGCTGGCCGGCGAGAACCGGTTCGCCGGTTATCTGGCGCCGCTGGCCGACGCCGGGGTGCTGCCGGCGCCCGAGCTGATCCGGTTCGTCGCCGAGCCCACCGTCGAGTTGGGCCACCGCGCCGCCACCGAGCTGCTCGATCTGCCGAATCGGCCGACCGCGCTGGTCGCGTTCAACGACAAGATGGCGATCGGGGCGTTGCACGCGGCCGCCGAGCGCGGGCTGCGGGTGCCGGAGGATCTTTCGGTGGCCGGGTTCGACGACATCGAGCTGGGCCAGGCGTGCCGGCCGCGGCTGACCACCGTCCGCCAGCCGTTGGAGGAGATGGGGCGGATGGCCGTACACCTGCTGTTGCGGATGTTGGGCGGGCACCGCCTCGACGCACTGCACGTGGAGCTGGCGACCGAACTCGTGATCCGGGAGTCCACCGGGCCGGTTCCTGACGTGTTTCATGGTTCCGGAACCGGCACACGTCATTCCGCAACCCGGATGCATTGA